One region of Trachemys scripta elegans isolate TJP31775 chromosome 8, CAS_Tse_1.0, whole genome shotgun sequence genomic DNA includes:
- the TCERG1 gene encoding transcription elongation regulator 1 isoform X2, translated as MADRGGGGGAGAGGGEGDAGAAAAERYNNEIRMAQQQALRFRGPAPPPNAVMRGPPPLMRPPPPFGMMRGPPPPPRPPFGRPPFDPNMPPMPPPGGIPPPMGPPHLQRPPFMPPPMGSMPPPPGMMFPPGMPPVTAPGTPTMPPTEEIWVENKTPDGKVYFYNARTRESAWTKPDGVKVIQQSELTPMLAAQAQAQAQAQAQAQAQAQAQAQAQAQGASTPTTSSPASSVSPSTSSSPQSSMTSTTTTATSISQTISTPTTQDQTTSSGVSVATSSVSVSTSTPSATPVQTVPQQVPQTLPPAVPHAVPQPTATIPAFPPVMVPPFRVPLPGMPIPLPGVAMMQIVSCPYVKTVATTKTGVLPGMAPPIVPMIHPQVAIAASPATLAGATAVSEWTEYKTADGKTYYYNNRTLESTWERPQELKEKGTAFDFRVQPQLEKVEEKIKEPIKEPTEEPLPMETEEEEPKEEPIKLLIKEEPKEEEMTEEEKAAQKAKPVATTPIPGTPWCVVWTGDERVFFYNPTTRLSMWDRPEDLIGRADVDKIIQEPPHKKGMEEGKKQIKEDHESAEETNDDEPIKTKKRKKDDNKDIDSDKEAAMEAEIKAARERAIVPLEARMKQFKDMLLERGVSAFSTWEKELHKIVFDPRYLLLNPKERKQVFDQYVKTRAEEERKEKKNKIMQAKEDFKKMMEEAKFNPRATFSEFAAKHAKDSRFKAIEKMKDREALFNEFITAARKKEKEDSKTRGEKIKMDFFELLSNHHLDSQSRWSKVKDKVETDPRYKAVDSSSQREDLFKQYIEKIAKNLDSEKEKELERQARIEASLREREREVQKARSEQTKEIDREREQHKREEAIQNFKALLSDMVRSSDVSWSDTRRTLRKDHRWESGSLLEREEKEKLFNEHIEALTKKKREHFRQLLDETSAITLTSTWKEVKKIIKEDPRCIKFSSSDRKKQREFEEYIRDKYITAKADFRTLLKETKFITYRYSTGSGSARFFTHAFLPMCLTPDLMGHLYRSKKLIQESDQHLKDVEKILQNDKRYLVLDCVPEERRKLIVSYVDDLDRRGPPPPPTASEPTRRTTK; from the exons ATGGCGGACCGAGGAGGCGGTGGCGGCGCTGGGGCTGGCGGCGGCGAGGGAGACgcgggggcggcggcggcggagcGGTACAATAATGAGATCAG AATGGCTCAGCAGCAAGCACTGAGATTTCGTGGCCCAGCTCCCCCACCAAACGCTGTCATGAGGGGTCCACCACCTCTCATGCGCCCACCTCCACCTTTCGGCATGATGAGAGGTCCACCTCCACCACCTCGTCCTCCCTTTGGACGTCCTCCATTTGATCCTAATATGCCTCCAATGCCACCTCCAGGAGGGATTCCTCCACCAATGGGGCCTCCACATCTACAG AGGCCACCATTCATGCCTCCTCCCATGGGTAGCATGCCGCCGCCTCCTGGTATGATGTTTCCTCCAGGGATGCCACCTGTCACTGCCCCGGGAACTCCAACTATGCCACCCACTGAAGAGATATGGGTAGAAAACAAGACTCCAGATGGCAAG GTCTATTTCTATAATGCACGAACGCGCGAGTCTGCATGGACCAAGCCAGATGGGGTAAAGGTTATTCAGCAATCAGAACTGACACCAATGCTTGCTGCACAAGCCCAGGCCCAAGCGCAGGCCCAAGCCCAGGCTCAGGCTCAGGCACAAGCCCAGGCGCAGGCACAAGCCCAAGGTGCCTCCACACCAACAACCAGTAGTCCTGCATCTTCAGTGTCTCCATCAACATCATCCAGTCCTCAGTCCTCCATGACCTCCACTACAACCACAGCCACTTCAATTTCACAGACCATTTCCA cacCGACAACACAAGACCAGACCACAAGTTCAGGTGTTTCAGTTGCTACATCTTCAGTTAGTGTTTCAACCTCCACTCCTTCTGCTACACCTGTGCAGACTGTACCCCAGCAAGTCCCACAGACGTTGCCTCCTGCAGTTCCTCATGCAGTACCTCAGCCAACAGCAACAATTCCTGCTTTTCCACCCGTAATGGTACCTCCATTTCGTGTTCCCCTTCCTGGCATGCCTATTCCACTTCCAG GTGTAGCAATGATGCAAATAGTCAGCTGCCCGTATGTAAAGACAGTCGCTACCACCAAGACCG GTGTCTTGCCAGGAATGGCTCCTCCTATTGTACCTATGATCCATCCTCAGGTTGCTATTGCCGCTTCACCTGCTACTTTGGCTGGAGCAACAGCAGTCTCTGAATGGACAGAGTACAAAACAGCAGATGGGAAGACTTACTATTATAACAATAGGACTTTGGAATCAACATGGGAAAGACCCCAAGAACTAAAAGAGAAAGGTACAGCATTCGATTTTAGAGTCCAGCCACAACTAG AAAAAGTAGAAGAGAAGATTAAAGAGCCTATTAAAGAACCTACAGAGGAGCCTTTGCCAATGGAAACAGAAGAAGAGGAACCCAAAGAAGAGCCTATAAAATTGCTGATAAAAGAG gaGCCAAAAGAGGAAGAAATGACTGAAGAAGAAAAAGCAGCTCAGAAAGCAAAACCAGTTGCAACTACTCCTATTCCTGGAACCCCATG GTGTGTGGTATGGACTGGTGATGAGCGGGTTTTTTTCTACAACCCAACCACTCGTCTCTCTATGTGGGACCGGCCAGAGGACTTAATTGGAAGAGCTGATGTGGACAAAATTATTCAGGAACCTCCTCACAAAAAAGGaatggaagaaggaaagaaacaaa TTAAAGAAGATCATGAATCAGCAGAGGAAACAAATGATGATGAGCCTATTAAAACAAAGAAGCGAAA GAAAGATGACAACAAAGACATTGATTCAGACAAGGAGGCTGCCATGGAAGCTGAAATTAAAGCTGCACGTGAGAGGGCCATTGTCCCTCTGGAGGCTCGAATGAAACAGTTCAAGGATATGCTGCTAGAAAGAGGG gtTTCTGCCTTTTCAACCTGGGAGAAGGAGCTGCACAAGATAGTTTTCGATCCTCGGTACTTGCTTCTCAATCCTAAAGAAAGGAAACAG GTATTTGACCAGTATGTGAAGACCAGAGCAGAAGAAGAGcgcaaggaaaagaaaaacaaaataatgcagGCCAAGGAGGATTTCAAGAAAATGATGGAAGAAGCAAAGTTTAATCCAAG AGCTACTTTTAGTGAATTTGCAGCCAAGCATGCTAAAGACTCGAGATTCAAGGCAATTGAAAAGATGAAAGATCGAGAGGCCTTGTTTAACGAGTTTATCACAGCGGCAAGAAAGAAGGAGAAGGAAGATTCGAAGACCAGAGGTGAGAAG attAAAATGGACTTCTTTGAACTACTGTCTAATCACCACTTGGACAGTCAGTCTCGCTGGAGCAAAGTGAAGGACAAAGTAGAGACTGACCCCCGTTACAAAGCAGTGGATAGCTCTTCACAGAGGGAAGACCTTTTTAAACAATACATTGAAAAAATAGCTAAG AATTTAGActctgaaaaggaaaaggaattgGAAAGGCAGGCTCGCATTGAGGCAAGTTTGCGTGAAAGAGAAAGGGAGGTTCAGAAAGCTCGTTCTGAGCAGACCAAGGAAATCGATCGAGAACGTGAACAGCACAAACGAGAAGAGGCTATCCAGAATTTCAAAGCGCTTCTATCTGATATG GTGAGATCTTCAGATGTGTCATGGTCCGATACTAGGAGGACGCTCCGAAAAGATCATCGGTGGGAATCTGGCTCTCTgctagaaagagaagagaaagagaagcttTTTAATGAACACATTGAAGCACTTACCAAAAAGAAGAGGGAGCATTTTAGGCAACTTCTGGATGAAACTTCAGCG ATTACTTTAACATCAACATGGAAAGaagtgaaaaaaatcattaaagaaGATCCCAGGTGCATTAAGTTCTCTTCCAGTGACAGG AAAAAACAAAGGGAGTTTGAAGAGTACATCAGAGACAAATACATTACTGCCAAAGCGGACTTCAGAACGCTATTGAAAGAGACCAAATTTATAACGTACAG atacagcacaggcagtggcagtgcaagaTTTTTTACACACGCAttcctgccaatgtgcctcaccCCTGACCTGATGGGGCATCTGTATAG ATCCAAAAAGTTGATCCAAGAATCCGACCAGCACCTGAAAGATGTAGAAAAGATTTTACAGAATGACAAGCGTTATCTGGTACTTGACTGTGTGCCAGAGGAGAGACGCAAGCTCATCGTATCCTATGTAGATGACCTGGACCGCCGAggtccccctccacctcccacagcTTCAGAGCCTACAAGACGAACAACAAAATAA
- the TCERG1 gene encoding transcription elongation regulator 1 isoform X1 produces the protein MADRGGGGGAGAGGGEGDAGAAAAERYNNEIRMAQQQALRFRGPAPPPNAVMRGPPPLMRPPPPFGMMRGPPPPPRPPFGRPPFDPNMPPMPPPGGIPPPMGPPHLQRPPFMPPPMGSMPPPPGMMFPPGMPPVTAPGTPTMPPTEEIWVENKTPDGKVYFYNARTRESAWTKPDGVKVIQQSELTPMLAAQAQAQAQAQAQAQAQAQAQAQAQAQGASTPTTSSPASSVSPSTSSSPQSSMTSTTTTATSISQTISTPTTQDQTTSSGVSVATSSVSVSTSTPSATPVQTVPQQVPQTLPPAVPHAVPQPTATIPAFPPVMVPPFRVPLPGMPIPLPGVAMMQIVSCPYVKTVATTKTGVLPGMAPPIVPMIHPQVAIAASPATLAGATAVSEWTEYKTADGKTYYYNNRTLESTWERPQELKEKGTAFDFRVQPQLEKVEEKIKEPIKEPTEEPLPMETEEEEPKEEPIKLLIKEALIRGNIPVQEPKEEEMTEEEKAAQKAKPVATTPIPGTPWCVVWTGDERVFFYNPTTRLSMWDRPEDLIGRADVDKIIQEPPHKKGMEEGKKQIKEDHESAEETNDDEPIKTKKRKKDDNKDIDSDKEAAMEAEIKAARERAIVPLEARMKQFKDMLLERGVSAFSTWEKELHKIVFDPRYLLLNPKERKQVFDQYVKTRAEEERKEKKNKIMQAKEDFKKMMEEAKFNPRATFSEFAAKHAKDSRFKAIEKMKDREALFNEFITAARKKEKEDSKTRGEKIKMDFFELLSNHHLDSQSRWSKVKDKVETDPRYKAVDSSSQREDLFKQYIEKIAKNLDSEKEKELERQARIEASLREREREVQKARSEQTKEIDREREQHKREEAIQNFKALLSDMVRSSDVSWSDTRRTLRKDHRWESGSLLEREEKEKLFNEHIEALTKKKREHFRQLLDETSAITLTSTWKEVKKIIKEDPRCIKFSSSDRKKQREFEEYIRDKYITAKADFRTLLKETKFITYRYSTGSGSARFFTHAFLPMCLTPDLMGHLYRSKKLIQESDQHLKDVEKILQNDKRYLVLDCVPEERRKLIVSYVDDLDRRGPPPPPTASEPTRRTTK, from the exons ATGGCGGACCGAGGAGGCGGTGGCGGCGCTGGGGCTGGCGGCGGCGAGGGAGACgcgggggcggcggcggcggagcGGTACAATAATGAGATCAG AATGGCTCAGCAGCAAGCACTGAGATTTCGTGGCCCAGCTCCCCCACCAAACGCTGTCATGAGGGGTCCACCACCTCTCATGCGCCCACCTCCACCTTTCGGCATGATGAGAGGTCCACCTCCACCACCTCGTCCTCCCTTTGGACGTCCTCCATTTGATCCTAATATGCCTCCAATGCCACCTCCAGGAGGGATTCCTCCACCAATGGGGCCTCCACATCTACAG AGGCCACCATTCATGCCTCCTCCCATGGGTAGCATGCCGCCGCCTCCTGGTATGATGTTTCCTCCAGGGATGCCACCTGTCACTGCCCCGGGAACTCCAACTATGCCACCCACTGAAGAGATATGGGTAGAAAACAAGACTCCAGATGGCAAG GTCTATTTCTATAATGCACGAACGCGCGAGTCTGCATGGACCAAGCCAGATGGGGTAAAGGTTATTCAGCAATCAGAACTGACACCAATGCTTGCTGCACAAGCCCAGGCCCAAGCGCAGGCCCAAGCCCAGGCTCAGGCTCAGGCACAAGCCCAGGCGCAGGCACAAGCCCAAGGTGCCTCCACACCAACAACCAGTAGTCCTGCATCTTCAGTGTCTCCATCAACATCATCCAGTCCTCAGTCCTCCATGACCTCCACTACAACCACAGCCACTTCAATTTCACAGACCATTTCCA cacCGACAACACAAGACCAGACCACAAGTTCAGGTGTTTCAGTTGCTACATCTTCAGTTAGTGTTTCAACCTCCACTCCTTCTGCTACACCTGTGCAGACTGTACCCCAGCAAGTCCCACAGACGTTGCCTCCTGCAGTTCCTCATGCAGTACCTCAGCCAACAGCAACAATTCCTGCTTTTCCACCCGTAATGGTACCTCCATTTCGTGTTCCCCTTCCTGGCATGCCTATTCCACTTCCAG GTGTAGCAATGATGCAAATAGTCAGCTGCCCGTATGTAAAGACAGTCGCTACCACCAAGACCG GTGTCTTGCCAGGAATGGCTCCTCCTATTGTACCTATGATCCATCCTCAGGTTGCTATTGCCGCTTCACCTGCTACTTTGGCTGGAGCAACAGCAGTCTCTGAATGGACAGAGTACAAAACAGCAGATGGGAAGACTTACTATTATAACAATAGGACTTTGGAATCAACATGGGAAAGACCCCAAGAACTAAAAGAGAAAGGTACAGCATTCGATTTTAGAGTCCAGCCACAACTAG AAAAAGTAGAAGAGAAGATTAAAGAGCCTATTAAAGAACCTACAGAGGAGCCTTTGCCAATGGAAACAGAAGAAGAGGAACCCAAAGAAGAGCCTATAAAATTGCTGATAAAAGAG gccctgattcggGGAAACATCCCAGTTCAG gaGCCAAAAGAGGAAGAAATGACTGAAGAAGAAAAAGCAGCTCAGAAAGCAAAACCAGTTGCAACTACTCCTATTCCTGGAACCCCATG GTGTGTGGTATGGACTGGTGATGAGCGGGTTTTTTTCTACAACCCAACCACTCGTCTCTCTATGTGGGACCGGCCAGAGGACTTAATTGGAAGAGCTGATGTGGACAAAATTATTCAGGAACCTCCTCACAAAAAAGGaatggaagaaggaaagaaacaaa TTAAAGAAGATCATGAATCAGCAGAGGAAACAAATGATGATGAGCCTATTAAAACAAAGAAGCGAAA GAAAGATGACAACAAAGACATTGATTCAGACAAGGAGGCTGCCATGGAAGCTGAAATTAAAGCTGCACGTGAGAGGGCCATTGTCCCTCTGGAGGCTCGAATGAAACAGTTCAAGGATATGCTGCTAGAAAGAGGG gtTTCTGCCTTTTCAACCTGGGAGAAGGAGCTGCACAAGATAGTTTTCGATCCTCGGTACTTGCTTCTCAATCCTAAAGAAAGGAAACAG GTATTTGACCAGTATGTGAAGACCAGAGCAGAAGAAGAGcgcaaggaaaagaaaaacaaaataatgcagGCCAAGGAGGATTTCAAGAAAATGATGGAAGAAGCAAAGTTTAATCCAAG AGCTACTTTTAGTGAATTTGCAGCCAAGCATGCTAAAGACTCGAGATTCAAGGCAATTGAAAAGATGAAAGATCGAGAGGCCTTGTTTAACGAGTTTATCACAGCGGCAAGAAAGAAGGAGAAGGAAGATTCGAAGACCAGAGGTGAGAAG attAAAATGGACTTCTTTGAACTACTGTCTAATCACCACTTGGACAGTCAGTCTCGCTGGAGCAAAGTGAAGGACAAAGTAGAGACTGACCCCCGTTACAAAGCAGTGGATAGCTCTTCACAGAGGGAAGACCTTTTTAAACAATACATTGAAAAAATAGCTAAG AATTTAGActctgaaaaggaaaaggaattgGAAAGGCAGGCTCGCATTGAGGCAAGTTTGCGTGAAAGAGAAAGGGAGGTTCAGAAAGCTCGTTCTGAGCAGACCAAGGAAATCGATCGAGAACGTGAACAGCACAAACGAGAAGAGGCTATCCAGAATTTCAAAGCGCTTCTATCTGATATG GTGAGATCTTCAGATGTGTCATGGTCCGATACTAGGAGGACGCTCCGAAAAGATCATCGGTGGGAATCTGGCTCTCTgctagaaagagaagagaaagagaagcttTTTAATGAACACATTGAAGCACTTACCAAAAAGAAGAGGGAGCATTTTAGGCAACTTCTGGATGAAACTTCAGCG ATTACTTTAACATCAACATGGAAAGaagtgaaaaaaatcattaaagaaGATCCCAGGTGCATTAAGTTCTCTTCCAGTGACAGG AAAAAACAAAGGGAGTTTGAAGAGTACATCAGAGACAAATACATTACTGCCAAAGCGGACTTCAGAACGCTATTGAAAGAGACCAAATTTATAACGTACAG atacagcacaggcagtggcagtgcaagaTTTTTTACACACGCAttcctgccaatgtgcctcaccCCTGACCTGATGGGGCATCTGTATAG ATCCAAAAAGTTGATCCAAGAATCCGACCAGCACCTGAAAGATGTAGAAAAGATTTTACAGAATGACAAGCGTTATCTGGTACTTGACTGTGTGCCAGAGGAGAGACGCAAGCTCATCGTATCCTATGTAGATGACCTGGACCGCCGAggtccccctccacctcccacagcTTCAGAGCCTACAAGACGAACAACAAAATAA
- the TCERG1 gene encoding transcription elongation regulator 1 isoform X6, giving the protein MADRGGGGGAGAGGGEGDAGAAAAERYNNEIRMAQQQALRFRGPAPPPNAVMRGPPPLMRPPPPFGMMRGPPPPPRPPFGRPPFDPNMPPMPPPGGIPPPMGPPHLQRPPFMPPPMGSMPPPPGMMFPPGMPPVTAPGTPTMPPTEEIWVENKTPDGKVYFYNARTRESAWTKPDGVKVIQQSELTPMLAAQAQAQAQAQAQAQAQAQAQAQAQAQGASTPTTSSPASSVSPSTSSSPQSSMTSTTTTATSISQTISTPTTQDQTTSSGVSVATSSVSVSTSTPSATPVQTVPQQVPQTLPPAVPHAVPQPTATIPAFPPVMVPPFRVPLPGMPIPLPGVAMMQIVSCPYVKTVATTKTGVLPGMAPPIVPMIHPQVAIAASPATLAGATAVSEWTEYKTADGKTYYYNNRTLESTWERPQELKEKGTAFDFRVQPQLEKVEEKIKEPIKEPTEEPLPMETEEEEPKEEPIKLLIKEALIRGNIPVQEPKEEEMTEEEKAAQKAKPVATTPIPGTPWCVVWTGDERVFFYNPTTRLSMWDRPEDLIGRADVDKIIQEPPHKKGMEEGKKQIKEDHESAEETNDDEPIKTKKRKKDDNKDIDSDKEAAMEAEIKAARERAIVPLEARMKQFKDMLLERGVSAFSTWEKELHKIVFDPRYLLLNPKERKQVFDQYVKTRAEEERKEKKNKIMQAKEDFKKMMEEAKFNPRATFSEFAAKHAKDSRFKAIEKMKDREALFNEFITAARKKEKEDSKTRGEKIKMDFFELLSNHHLDSQSRWSKVKDKVETDPRYKAVDSSSQREDLFKQYIEKIAKNLDSEKEKELERQARIEASLREREREVQKARSEQTKEIDREREQHKREEAIQNFKALLSDMVRSSDVSWSDTRRTLRKDHRWESGSLLEREEKEKLFNEHIEALTKKKREHFRQLLDETSAITLTSTWKEVKKIIKEDPRCIKFSSSDRKKQREFEEYIRDKYITAKADFRTLLKETKFITYRSKKLIQESDQHLKDVEKILQNDKRYLVLDCVPEERRKLIVSYVDDLDRRGPPPPPTASEPTRRTTK; this is encoded by the exons ATGGCGGACCGAGGAGGCGGTGGCGGCGCTGGGGCTGGCGGCGGCGAGGGAGACgcgggggcggcggcggcggagcGGTACAATAATGAGATCAG AATGGCTCAGCAGCAAGCACTGAGATTTCGTGGCCCAGCTCCCCCACCAAACGCTGTCATGAGGGGTCCACCACCTCTCATGCGCCCACCTCCACCTTTCGGCATGATGAGAGGTCCACCTCCACCACCTCGTCCTCCCTTTGGACGTCCTCCATTTGATCCTAATATGCCTCCAATGCCACCTCCAGGAGGGATTCCTCCACCAATGGGGCCTCCACATCTACAG AGGCCACCATTCATGCCTCCTCCCATGGGTAGCATGCCGCCGCCTCCTGGTATGATGTTTCCTCCAGGGATGCCACCTGTCACTGCCCCGGGAACTCCAACTATGCCACCCACTGAAGAGATATGGGTAGAAAACAAGACTCCAGATGGCAAG GTCTATTTCTATAATGCACGAACGCGCGAGTCTGCATGGACCAAGCCAGATGGGGTAAAGGTTATTCAGCAATCAGAACTGACACCAATGCTTGCTGCACAAGCCCAGGCCCAAGCGCAGGCCCAAGCCCAGGCTCAGGCTCAGGCACAAGCCCAGGCGCAGGCACAAGCCCAAGGTGCCTCCACACCAACAACCAGTAGTCCTGCATCTTCAGTGTCTCCATCAACATCATCCAGTCCTCAGTCCTCCATGACCTCCACTACAACCACAGCCACTTCAATTTCACAGACCATTTCCA cacCGACAACACAAGACCAGACCACAAGTTCAGGTGTTTCAGTTGCTACATCTTCAGTTAGTGTTTCAACCTCCACTCCTTCTGCTACACCTGTGCAGACTGTACCCCAGCAAGTCCCACAGACGTTGCCTCCTGCAGTTCCTCATGCAGTACCTCAGCCAACAGCAACAATTCCTGCTTTTCCACCCGTAATGGTACCTCCATTTCGTGTTCCCCTTCCTGGCATGCCTATTCCACTTCCAG GTGTAGCAATGATGCAAATAGTCAGCTGCCCGTATGTAAAGACAGTCGCTACCACCAAGACCG GTGTCTTGCCAGGAATGGCTCCTCCTATTGTACCTATGATCCATCCTCAGGTTGCTATTGCCGCTTCACCTGCTACTTTGGCTGGAGCAACAGCAGTCTCTGAATGGACAGAGTACAAAACAGCAGATGGGAAGACTTACTATTATAACAATAGGACTTTGGAATCAACATGGGAAAGACCCCAAGAACTAAAAGAGAAAGGTACAGCATTCGATTTTAGAGTCCAGCCACAACTAG AAAAAGTAGAAGAGAAGATTAAAGAGCCTATTAAAGAACCTACAGAGGAGCCTTTGCCAATGGAAACAGAAGAAGAGGAACCCAAAGAAGAGCCTATAAAATTGCTGATAAAAGAG gccctgattcggGGAAACATCCCAGTTCAG gaGCCAAAAGAGGAAGAAATGACTGAAGAAGAAAAAGCAGCTCAGAAAGCAAAACCAGTTGCAACTACTCCTATTCCTGGAACCCCATG GTGTGTGGTATGGACTGGTGATGAGCGGGTTTTTTTCTACAACCCAACCACTCGTCTCTCTATGTGGGACCGGCCAGAGGACTTAATTGGAAGAGCTGATGTGGACAAAATTATTCAGGAACCTCCTCACAAAAAAGGaatggaagaaggaaagaaacaaa TTAAAGAAGATCATGAATCAGCAGAGGAAACAAATGATGATGAGCCTATTAAAACAAAGAAGCGAAA GAAAGATGACAACAAAGACATTGATTCAGACAAGGAGGCTGCCATGGAAGCTGAAATTAAAGCTGCACGTGAGAGGGCCATTGTCCCTCTGGAGGCTCGAATGAAACAGTTCAAGGATATGCTGCTAGAAAGAGGG gtTTCTGCCTTTTCAACCTGGGAGAAGGAGCTGCACAAGATAGTTTTCGATCCTCGGTACTTGCTTCTCAATCCTAAAGAAAGGAAACAG GTATTTGACCAGTATGTGAAGACCAGAGCAGAAGAAGAGcgcaaggaaaagaaaaacaaaataatgcagGCCAAGGAGGATTTCAAGAAAATGATGGAAGAAGCAAAGTTTAATCCAAG AGCTACTTTTAGTGAATTTGCAGCCAAGCATGCTAAAGACTCGAGATTCAAGGCAATTGAAAAGATGAAAGATCGAGAGGCCTTGTTTAACGAGTTTATCACAGCGGCAAGAAAGAAGGAGAAGGAAGATTCGAAGACCAGAGGTGAGAAG attAAAATGGACTTCTTTGAACTACTGTCTAATCACCACTTGGACAGTCAGTCTCGCTGGAGCAAAGTGAAGGACAAAGTAGAGACTGACCCCCGTTACAAAGCAGTGGATAGCTCTTCACAGAGGGAAGACCTTTTTAAACAATACATTGAAAAAATAGCTAAG AATTTAGActctgaaaaggaaaaggaattgGAAAGGCAGGCTCGCATTGAGGCAAGTTTGCGTGAAAGAGAAAGGGAGGTTCAGAAAGCTCGTTCTGAGCAGACCAAGGAAATCGATCGAGAACGTGAACAGCACAAACGAGAAGAGGCTATCCAGAATTTCAAAGCGCTTCTATCTGATATG GTGAGATCTTCAGATGTGTCATGGTCCGATACTAGGAGGACGCTCCGAAAAGATCATCGGTGGGAATCTGGCTCTCTgctagaaagagaagagaaagagaagcttTTTAATGAACACATTGAAGCACTTACCAAAAAGAAGAGGGAGCATTTTAGGCAACTTCTGGATGAAACTTCAGCG ATTACTTTAACATCAACATGGAAAGaagtgaaaaaaatcattaaagaaGATCCCAGGTGCATTAAGTTCTCTTCCAGTGACAGG AAAAAACAAAGGGAGTTTGAAGAGTACATCAGAGACAAATACATTACTGCCAAAGCGGACTTCAGAACGCTATTGAAAGAGACCAAATTTATAACGTACAG ATCCAAAAAGTTGATCCAAGAATCCGACCAGCACCTGAAAGATGTAGAAAAGATTTTACAGAATGACAAGCGTTATCTGGTACTTGACTGTGTGCCAGAGGAGAGACGCAAGCTCATCGTATCCTATGTAGATGACCTGGACCGCCGAggtccccctccacctcccacagcTTCAGAGCCTACAAGACGAACAACAAAATAA